Proteins encoded in a region of the Paucibacter sediminis genome:
- a CDS encoding EAL domain-containing protein, with protein sequence MTRRTLGGFALIWLLASAGAIWLWSQRAEVSMLERLDQWSLDAQTLWRGPLAPDAAQPIVLVSVDDASLQRLGGALPDRAALAAAVTRLHAAGARAIALDILLLEASKGEHAADDARLAAAMRAAGRVLIPFALPDQPGQGADAAPSPKLLAQAFMHYSEPAAEQRLARHGYQPAQLLAPLPALAEAAAALGHVSAPRSSDGSLRWDFPALSLGGEVYPSLALRLAVQARGLDWRAAGVRFGEAVEAGPLRVPLDELSRLWVNYYGPAGQFERVSFIELMDGRVAPARLAGRIAILGVSALGAGDHFPSPFDAGLPGVERLATVVDNMLSGRALQRPRWAGAAELAAMLCLPGLAVGLLAWWPPRRALPALLLLALALLALAQAQFAQQQRIFSLAFPALALGAACLGAISLRAGVELARKRAALQALQASEQRYALAAQGANDGLWDWDLRSQRVYYSARWLALMGLDEAQAGHAMAAWTLPLDEAGRRAFEAELQAHLQGRSLQFHHVLHFSQGGLERWLLARGVATREGGQAQGRVARMAGSLTDISEARRLQQQISFDALHDRLTGLANRALFREQLQQLLAQQPGTGLLLLGLDEFRAFNEEHGTLAGDAALRETAARLRALIGEQGLLARLGGDEFGLALACGPNERLPAQALACLESGLRLAEGQVLRLSACVGWAHASQGPQQADELLAAAEGALAHAKAAGPGHAHSFDPAEQLVEQSRRWMREQIDLALAAGDQFQLHYQPFVRLADRSLLGFEALIRWRHPSKGLVMPGDFIPVAEESGQIAAIGRWTLLEAAAQLRRWHALGFRGEIAVNLSGVQLARDLELMADARATLAALGEVPVRQLKLEVTESMAMAHPQRSAELLQELAGLGFKLSIDDFGTGYSSLAYLHRFPFDTLKVDRSFVIRLAAGREAQEIVRTIVGLALALGKQTLAEGVEDEAQAALLQQLGVQVGQGWLFAKALPAAEAERWVEAAVAAAVVAALQR encoded by the coding sequence ATGACGCGTCGCACGCTGGGGGGCTTTGCGCTGATCTGGCTGCTGGCCAGTGCCGGCGCCATCTGGCTGTGGAGCCAGCGCGCCGAGGTCTCCATGCTGGAGCGCCTGGATCAGTGGAGCCTGGACGCGCAGACCCTGTGGCGCGGGCCGCTGGCGCCCGACGCGGCGCAGCCCATCGTGCTGGTGAGCGTCGATGACGCCAGCCTGCAGCGCCTGGGCGGCGCGCTGCCCGACCGTGCCGCGCTGGCCGCGGCGGTGACGCGCCTGCATGCCGCCGGCGCGCGCGCGATCGCGCTCGACATCCTCCTGCTGGAGGCCTCCAAGGGCGAGCACGCGGCCGACGACGCGCGGCTGGCAGCGGCGATGCGCGCCGCCGGCCGGGTGCTGATTCCCTTCGCCCTGCCGGACCAGCCCGGCCAGGGCGCCGATGCGGCGCCCAGCCCCAAGCTGCTGGCCCAGGCCTTCATGCATTACAGCGAACCCGCGGCCGAGCAGCGCCTGGCCCGGCATGGCTACCAGCCCGCGCAGCTGCTGGCGCCGCTGCCGGCGCTGGCCGAGGCGGCCGCGGCCCTGGGCCATGTGAGCGCGCCCCGCAGCAGCGATGGCAGCCTGCGCTGGGATTTCCCGGCGCTCAGCCTGGGCGGCGAGGTCTATCCCTCGCTGGCCCTGCGCCTGGCGGTGCAGGCGCGCGGGCTGGACTGGCGCGCGGCCGGGGTGCGCTTTGGCGAGGCTGTCGAGGCGGGGCCGCTGCGCGTGCCGCTGGACGAGCTTTCGCGCCTGTGGGTCAACTACTACGGCCCGGCCGGCCAGTTCGAGCGCGTCAGCTTCATCGAGCTGATGGACGGCCGGGTGGCGCCGGCGCGCCTGGCCGGCCGCATCGCCATCCTGGGGGTGTCGGCGCTGGGCGCGGGCGACCATTTCCCCAGCCCCTTCGACGCCGGCCTGCCGGGCGTGGAGCGCCTGGCCACCGTGGTGGACAACATGCTCAGCGGCCGCGCCCTGCAGCGCCCGCGCTGGGCCGGCGCGGCCGAGCTGGCCGCGATGCTATGCCTGCCGGGCCTGGCGGTGGGTCTGCTGGCTTGGTGGCCGCCGCGGCGCGCGCTGCCGGCCCTGCTGCTGCTGGCGCTGGCCCTGCTGGCGCTGGCGCAGGCGCAGTTCGCGCAGCAGCAGCGCATCTTCTCGCTCGCCTTTCCGGCCCTGGCCCTGGGGGCGGCCTGCCTGGGCGCCATCAGCCTGCGCGCCGGCGTCGAGCTGGCGCGCAAGCGTGCGGCGCTGCAGGCCCTGCAGGCCAGCGAGCAGCGCTATGCGCTGGCGGCGCAGGGCGCCAACGACGGGCTGTGGGACTGGGATCTGCGCAGCCAGCGGGTCTATTACTCGGCGCGCTGGCTGGCGCTGATGGGGCTGGACGAGGCCCAGGCCGGCCACGCCATGGCCGCCTGGACCCTGCCGCTGGACGAGGCCGGGCGGCGCGCGTTCGAGGCCGAGCTGCAGGCGCATCTGCAGGGGCGCAGCCTGCAGTTCCACCATGTGCTGCACTTCAGCCAGGGCGGGCTGGAGCGCTGGCTGCTGGCGCGCGGCGTCGCCACCCGGGAGGGCGGCCAGGCGCAGGGCCGGGTGGCGCGCATGGCGGGCTCGCTCACCGACATCAGCGAGGCGCGCCGCCTGCAGCAGCAGATCAGCTTCGACGCGCTGCACGACCGCCTCACCGGCCTGGCCAACCGCGCGCTGTTCCGCGAGCAGCTGCAGCAGCTGCTGGCGCAGCAGCCTGGCACCGGCCTGCTGCTGCTGGGCCTGGATGAGTTCCGCGCCTTCAACGAGGAACATGGCACGCTGGCCGGCGATGCGGCGCTGCGCGAAACGGCGGCGCGGCTGCGCGCGCTGATCGGCGAGCAGGGCCTGCTGGCGCGCCTGGGCGGCGACGAGTTCGGCCTGGCGCTGGCCTGCGGCCCCAACGAGCGCCTGCCGGCCCAGGCGCTGGCCTGCCTGGAGTCGGGCCTGCGCCTCGCGGAGGGTCAGGTCTTGCGCCTGAGCGCCTGTGTCGGCTGGGCCCATGCCAGCCAGGGGCCGCAGCAGGCCGACGAGCTGCTGGCCGCCGCCGAGGGCGCGCTGGCGCATGCCAAGGCGGCCGGGCCGGGGCATGCCCACAGCTTCGACCCGGCCGAGCAGCTGGTCGAGCAGTCGCGCCGCTGGATGCGCGAGCAGATCGACCTGGCGCTGGCCGCGGGCGACCAGTTCCAGCTGCATTACCAGCCCTTTGTGCGCCTGGCCGATCGCAGCCTGCTGGGCTTCGAGGCCTTGATACGCTGGCGCCACCCGAGCAAGGGCCTGGTGATGCCGGGCGACTTCATCCCGGTGGCCGAGGAGAGCGGCCAGATCGCCGCGATCGGCCGCTGGACCCTGCTGGAGGCGGCCGCCCAGCTGCGCCGCTGGCATGCGCTGGGCTTTCGCGGCGAGATCGCGGTGAACCTCTCCGGTGTGCAGCTGGCGCGCGATCTGGAGCTGATGGCGGACGCGCGTGCCACCCTGGCGGCGCTGGGCGAGGTGCCGGTGCGGCAGCTCAAGCTGGAGGTCACCGAGAGCATGGCGATGGCCCATCCGCAGCGTAGCGCCGAGCTGCTGCAGGAGCTGGCCGGCCTGGGCTTCAAGCTCTCGATCGACGACTTCGGTACCGGCTATTCATCGCTGGCCTATCTGCACCGCTTCCCCTTCGACACGCTCAAGGTGGACCGCAGCTTCGTGATCCGGCTGGCGGCCGGGCGCGAGGCGCAGGAGATCGTGCGCACCATCGTCGGCCTGGCGCTGGCGCTGGGCAAGCAGACCCTGGCCGAGGGTGTGGAAGACGAGGCGCAGGCGGCGCTGCTGCAGCAGCTGGGCGTGCAGGTGGGGCAGGGCTGGCTGTTTGCCAAGGCGCTGCCGGCGGCCGAAGCCGAGCGCTGGGTGGAGGCGGCGGTGGCGGCAGCGGTGGTGGCGGCGCTTCAGCGGTAG
- a CDS encoding caspase family protein, protein MRRRQFTGTTLTLLLGGCASPQMPGYQSGYQGYQVPEPLIERIRLKLREHGLAEAGVARDNVGRVQLLGRYRDEDEVERAFLVVQSIVGLKSCSPRYPAEVQQRHWERAAGEAIAEHARRLAAARRQAQPAGSRKLALVVGINEFMDSAHLRPIQGEDDARLVATQLGRAGYEVSALLGAQANKAAIEAALLRMGERLGPADSLFLYISSHGNPPLPSPKGPGQHRMSIAAYDSGDVGGTPSRDATEYLLRLQASSVHDRLVQQLARQPSRVTRVLVDTCYSGDMLTDMDADSRGQMLRANGGRVDVESVSLAAWSADAPAGGYAFITATSEGQESLGPPVRPGQFSSPLDPQRALRGSFFTQAFFDYLAHFQGQVQPAFEAAQRFTAAQALAVSAGRRQQQPRLFSTLAADANNLYR, encoded by the coding sequence ATGCGGCGCCGCCAGTTCACCGGCACCACGCTAACCCTGCTGCTGGGCGGCTGCGCCAGCCCGCAGATGCCTGGCTACCAGAGCGGCTACCAGGGCTACCAGGTGCCGGAGCCGCTCATCGAGCGCATCCGGCTCAAGCTGCGCGAGCATGGCCTGGCCGAGGCCGGCGTGGCGCGCGACAACGTCGGCCGCGTGCAGTTGCTGGGGCGCTACCGCGATGAAGACGAGGTGGAGCGCGCCTTCCTGGTCGTGCAATCCATCGTCGGCCTGAAGTCCTGCTCGCCGCGCTATCCGGCCGAGGTGCAGCAGCGGCATTGGGAGCGCGCGGCCGGCGAGGCGATCGCCGAGCATGCGCGCCGGCTGGCGGCGGCGCGGCGCCAGGCCCAGCCGGCCGGCAGCCGCAAGCTGGCCCTGGTGGTGGGCATCAACGAGTTCATGGACAGCGCCCACCTGCGCCCCATCCAGGGCGAGGACGATGCGCGCCTGGTGGCCACCCAGCTGGGGCGCGCCGGCTACGAGGTCAGCGCCCTGCTGGGCGCGCAGGCCAACAAGGCCGCCATCGAGGCCGCGCTGCTGCGCATGGGCGAGCGACTCGGGCCGGCCGACAGCCTGTTCCTCTACATCTCCAGCCATGGCAACCCGCCCCTGCCCTCGCCCAAGGGGCCGGGCCAGCACCGCATGTCGATCGCCGCCTACGATTCCGGCGACGTCGGCGGCACCCCCAGCCGCGATGCCACCGAGTACCTGCTCAGGCTGCAGGCCAGCTCGGTGCACGACCGGCTGGTGCAGCAGCTGGCGCGCCAGCCCAGCCGCGTCACCCGCGTGCTGGTGGACACCTGCTACAGCGGCGACATGCTGACCGACATGGACGCCGACAGCCGCGGCCAGATGCTGCGCGCCAACGGCGGCCGCGTCGATGTGGAGAGCGTCTCGCTGGCGGCCTGGAGCGCCGATGCCCCCGCGGGCGGCTATGCATTCATCACCGCCACCAGCGAGGGCCAGGAAAGCCTGGGGCCACCGGTGCGGCCGGGGCAATTCAGCAGCCCGCTGGATCCGCAGCGGGCGCTGCGCGGCAGCTTCTTCACCCAGGCCTTCTTCGACTACCTGGCGCATTTCCAGGGCCAGGTCCAGCCCGCTTTCGAGGCCGCCCAGCGCTTCACCGCGGCCCAGGCCCTGGCCGTCAGCGCGGGCCGGCGGCAACAGCAGCCGCGCCTGTTCAGCACCCTGGCCGCGGACGCGAACAACCTCTACCGCTGA
- a CDS encoding M16 family metallopeptidase, with amino-acid sequence MTLKFAGPAAWVAAGLALALLVPVPPAWAAAKPAAPAVSTAKQPAKRSATPLLPPPRAEFVRELGGISEYRLPNGLQILLFPDEAQSTTTVNITYRVGSRHESQGEYGMAHLLEHMVFKGTPAHQDIAGELAARGVRFNGSTTTDRTNYFASFNASEPTLDFMLRLEADRMLNAFIAKADLDKEMSVVRNEFERGENNPNQVLFQRVQAVAYDWHAYGHSTIGPKSDIENVPIENLQAFYRRYYRPDNATLLVAGRFEPEAVLQRIAGIYGPLPRPAAPLREPYTVEPAQDGERSVVVRRVGGQPMLMVQYHVPAAAHADSAPLMVLGMLMSLQPSGLLYKELVESKLALAAGLGGMGGQGPGAVRAFVALGPDADAAKVEQRLLELLEGRAGKPFDEAELQRVRELALLSYREQMKRPEALIQQISSLLGAGDWRLLFQLMEDLPRVTLDDVERVRRAYLRPANRTLGRYLPAKQVERVEIPAAPALDERLAHLQGPPKLEEGERFDPTPALLEARTERRQLPSGMRLQVLNKRTRGNTVLLQLQLRWGERQAMKPLRGGDLVDDLLTEGSATLDKQKLRDELVRLKAGLRVVGGAQGATLYLSAERDTLLEALQLAADVLQHPALPADAFERIRQAGLAALRGSREELETKRQEATRLHYNQARGVGFGDADYLPSVEDRLARLQAITLDEVRAFHAEFWSANEAQVAVVGALPAGLDEALERLFGGWKKPQAPRFVRHFSSHVAIPAARFDVSVRDKANASLRMDQRFALNQKDADYLPMLLAVHIFGGGGIESRLSERVRQKEGLSYGVGASLESSYWGQEGGLVISGSFAPQNRERVLALVHEELARMTRDGVSAAELARAKTALLQAALQARANEGQLAGQLNALGEDGRSWLAEQEEETRLQAATLAQVNAAWRRLVKPEGFVISTAGDFDKKP; translated from the coding sequence ATGACATTGAAGTTCGCAGGGCCGGCGGCCTGGGTGGCCGCCGGTCTGGCCCTGGCCTTGCTGGTGCCCGTTCCGCCTGCCTGGGCGGCTGCCAAGCCGGCGGCGCCAGCCGTCAGCACGGCCAAACAGCCCGCCAAGCGCAGTGCCACGCCGCTGCTGCCGCCACCACGCGCCGAGTTCGTGCGCGAGCTCGGCGGCATCTCGGAATACCGCCTGCCCAACGGGCTGCAGATCCTGCTCTTCCCCGACGAGGCGCAGAGCACCACCACCGTCAACATCACCTACCGGGTCGGCAGCCGGCATGAATCGCAGGGCGAGTACGGCATGGCGCATCTGCTCGAGCACATGGTGTTCAAGGGCACGCCCGCGCACCAGGACATCGCCGGCGAGCTGGCCGCGCGCGGCGTGCGCTTCAACGGCAGCACCACCACCGACCGCACCAACTACTTCGCGTCCTTCAATGCCAGCGAGCCGACGCTGGACTTCATGCTGCGGCTGGAGGCCGACCGCATGCTCAATGCTTTCATCGCCAAGGCCGATCTCGACAAGGAGATGAGCGTGGTGCGCAACGAGTTCGAGCGCGGCGAGAACAACCCCAACCAGGTGCTGTTCCAGCGCGTGCAGGCGGTGGCCTATGACTGGCATGCCTATGGCCACTCGACCATCGGCCCGAAGAGCGATATCGAGAACGTGCCGATCGAGAACCTGCAGGCCTTCTACCGGCGCTATTACCGGCCCGACAACGCCACCCTGCTGGTGGCCGGGCGCTTCGAGCCGGAGGCGGTGCTGCAGCGCATCGCCGGCATCTACGGGCCCTTGCCGCGCCCGGCCGCGCCGCTGCGTGAGCCCTACACGGTGGAGCCGGCCCAGGATGGCGAGCGCAGCGTGGTGGTGCGCCGCGTGGGCGGGCAGCCGATGCTGATGGTGCAGTACCACGTGCCGGCCGCGGCGCATGCGGATTCGGCGCCGCTGATGGTGCTGGGCATGCTGATGTCGCTGCAACCCAGCGGCCTGCTCTACAAGGAGCTGGTGGAAAGCAAGCTGGCGCTGGCCGCCGGCCTGGGCGGCATGGGCGGGCAGGGGCCGGGCGCGGTGCGGGCCTTCGTGGCGCTGGGGCCGGATGCCGATGCGGCCAAGGTGGAGCAGCGCCTGCTGGAGCTGCTGGAGGGGCGTGCCGGCAAGCCCTTCGACGAGGCGGAGCTGCAGCGCGTGCGCGAGCTGGCGCTGCTCTCCTACCGCGAGCAGATGAAGCGGCCCGAGGCCCTGATCCAGCAGATCTCGTCCCTGCTGGGCGCGGGCGACTGGCGCCTGCTGTTCCAGCTGATGGAGGACCTGCCGCGCGTCACGCTGGACGATGTGGAGCGGGTGCGCCGCGCCTATCTGCGCCCGGCCAACCGCACGCTGGGGCGCTATCTGCCGGCCAAGCAGGTCGAGCGCGTCGAGATCCCCGCCGCACCGGCGCTGGACGAGCGCCTGGCGCATCTGCAGGGCCCGCCCAAGCTCGAGGAGGGCGAGCGCTTCGACCCCACGCCGGCGCTGCTGGAGGCACGCACCGAGCGCCGCCAGCTGCCCAGCGGCATGCGCCTGCAGGTTCTCAACAAGCGCACGCGCGGCAATACCGTGCTGCTGCAGCTGCAGCTGCGCTGGGGCGAGCGCCAGGCCATGAAGCCGCTGCGCGGCGGCGATCTGGTGGATGACCTGCTCACCGAGGGCAGCGCGACGCTGGACAAGCAGAAGCTGCGCGACGAGTTGGTGCGCCTGAAGGCGGGCCTGCGCGTGGTCGGCGGCGCGCAGGGCGCCACGCTCTACCTGAGCGCCGAGCGCGACACCTTGCTGGAGGCGCTGCAGCTGGCCGCCGATGTGCTGCAGCATCCGGCCCTGCCCGCGGATGCCTTCGAGCGCATCCGGCAGGCCGGCCTGGCCGCGCTGCGCGGCTCGCGCGAGGAGCTGGAAACCAAGCGCCAGGAGGCCACCAGGCTGCACTACAACCAGGCACGCGGCGTGGGCTTCGGCGACGCCGACTACCTGCCCAGCGTGGAGGACCGGCTCGCGCGCCTGCAGGCCATCACGCTGGACGAGGTGCGCGCCTTCCACGCCGAGTTCTGGTCGGCCAACGAGGCGCAGGTGGCGGTGGTGGGCGCGCTGCCCGCGGGCCTGGACGAGGCACTGGAGCGCCTCTTCGGCGGCTGGAAGAAGCCGCAGGCGCCGCGCTTCGTGCGCCATTTCTCCAGCCATGTGGCGATCCCTGCGGCGCGTTTCGACGTGAGCGTGCGCGACAAGGCGAATGCCAGCCTGCGCATGGATCAGCGCTTCGCGTTGAACCAGAAGGATGCCGACTACCTGCCCATGCTGCTGGCCGTACACATCTTCGGTGGCGGCGGCATCGAGAGCCGCTTGTCGGAGCGGGTGCGCCAGAAGGAGGGGCTCAGCTATGGCGTGGGCGCCTCGCTTGAAAGCAGCTACTGGGGCCAGGAGGGCGGGCTGGTGATCAGCGGCAGCTTCGCGCCGCAGAACCGCGAGCGCGTGCTGGCGCTGGTGCACGAGGAGCTGGCGCGCATGACGCGCGATGGCGTCAGCGCCGCCGAGCTGGCACGCGCCAAGACGGCGCTGCTGCAGGCCGC
- a CDS encoding FecR family protein, producing the protein MRSLLLILSLLGGAALAEPVCEVAALVGEVQVQDAAGTRSLRAGERLEPGAELRSGPQARVRLRFIDGSTLVLADRSQLRIERFVQGPGQPREAALLLQLGLIGQQVKPAAGGSWRVRTPTAVTAVRGTEFSVEVAGDLATAVHVSSGAVAVEPLAAEPEPAIDDAASAPYSSKAPALGKPRKPRPVLLQAARNGTRCDAQGQCSEAAAWSAERVQQIQQRLGGF; encoded by the coding sequence ATGCGCAGCTTGTTGTTGATCCTGAGCCTGCTGGGCGGGGCCGCCCTGGCCGAGCCGGTGTGCGAGGTGGCGGCCCTGGTGGGTGAGGTCCAGGTGCAGGATGCGGCCGGCACGCGCAGCCTGCGCGCCGGCGAACGCCTGGAGCCCGGCGCCGAGCTGCGCAGCGGGCCGCAGGCGCGCGTGCGGCTGCGTTTCATCGATGGTTCCACCCTGGTGCTGGCGGATCGCAGCCAGCTGCGCATCGAGCGCTTCGTGCAGGGGCCGGGCCAGCCGCGCGAGGCCGCCCTGCTGCTGCAGCTGGGCCTGATCGGCCAGCAGGTCAAGCCGGCCGCCGGCGGCAGCTGGCGCGTGCGCACGCCCACCGCGGTGACGGCGGTGCGCGGCACGGAATTCAGCGTCGAGGTGGCCGGCGACCTGGCCACCGCCGTGCATGTGAGCAGCGGCGCGGTGGCGGTGGAGCCGCTGGCGGCCGAGCCAGAACCTGCCATTGATGATGCGGCCAGCGCCCCCTACAGCAGCAAGGCGCCGGCGCTCGGCAAGCCGCGCAAGCCCAGGCCGGTGCTGCTGCAGGCGGCGCGCAACGGCACGCGCTGCGATGCCCAGGGCCAGTGCAGCGAGGCCGCGGCCTGGTCGGCCGAGCGCGTGCAGCAGATCCAGCAGCGCCTGGGTGGTTTCTGA
- a CDS encoding sensor histidine kinase gives MHQPKPPAIDDPGTAEFYFGPHSERFLRIFLRLVLAAMIALGLHTLWVQPAGSQWRAWDNLAIALLVGVTLRLIARQRMRAAVMALLWGIWAVLMTGALLHPGLGYSGLYACPLLLMLAGWMLGKRQAWAMAALSILAFTMLAAMEPAAAKAGRESAWVGAVSLSAVVALGAAIAAGLADSKKRQYLQVLDLSRNLEQRVAKRTQHLEEALDQLRRTQDELVEAKKLSSLGSLVAGVSHELNTPIGNAMIAASALHDRLQALAKAAAGRSMSRSAMNEFIQVGLELSELVLHSTRRASELIASFKQVAIDGTSEARRSFDLGVALGDLVRAFGPMLKTQAWRIELDVPAGLLCDSYPGPLEQVVTNLIQNAERHAFAGRDGGLLRISAEAQGERVCISVSDDGAGMSAETAARVFEPFFTTQFGKGGSGLGLSICRNIVTGLLGGSLTVSSQLGQGSRFRIEMPRKAPLRP, from the coding sequence ATGCACCAGCCCAAGCCCCCCGCCATCGACGACCCTGGCACGGCCGAGTTCTACTTCGGCCCGCACAGCGAGCGTTTCCTGCGCATCTTTCTGCGCCTGGTGCTGGCCGCGATGATCGCGCTGGGCCTGCACACGCTCTGGGTGCAGCCGGCCGGCAGCCAGTGGCGCGCCTGGGACAACCTGGCGATCGCCCTGCTGGTGGGCGTGACGCTGCGCCTGATCGCGCGGCAGCGCATGCGCGCCGCGGTGATGGCCCTGCTGTGGGGCATCTGGGCGGTGCTGATGACGGGCGCGCTGCTGCACCCGGGTCTCGGCTACAGCGGCCTCTACGCCTGCCCGCTGCTGCTGATGCTGGCCGGCTGGATGCTGGGCAAGCGCCAGGCCTGGGCCATGGCCGCGCTGAGCATCCTGGCCTTCACCATGCTGGCGGCGATGGAGCCGGCCGCCGCCAAGGCCGGGCGCGAAAGCGCCTGGGTCGGCGCGGTGAGCCTGAGCGCCGTGGTGGCGCTGGGCGCGGCGATCGCCGCCGGCCTGGCCGACAGCAAGAAGCGCCAGTACCTGCAGGTGCTGGACCTGAGCCGCAATCTCGAGCAGCGCGTGGCCAAGCGCACCCAGCACCTGGAGGAGGCGCTGGACCAGCTGCGCCGCACCCAGGACGAGCTGGTGGAGGCCAAGAAGCTCAGCTCGCTGGGCTCGCTGGTGGCGGGGGTTTCGCATGAGCTGAACACGCCGATCGGCAATGCCATGATCGCGGCCTCGGCGCTGCACGACCGCCTGCAGGCCCTGGCCAAGGCCGCCGCGGGCCGCAGCATGTCGCGCAGCGCGATGAACGAGTTCATCCAGGTGGGCCTGGAGCTGAGCGAGCTGGTGCTGCATTCGACCCGGCGCGCCAGCGAGCTGATCGCCAGCTTCAAGCAGGTGGCGATCGACGGCACCAGCGAGGCGCGCCGCAGTTTCGATCTGGGCGTGGCGCTCGGTGACCTGGTGCGCGCCTTCGGGCCGATGCTGAAGACGCAGGCCTGGCGCATCGAGCTGGACGTGCCCGCCGGCCTGCTATGCGACAGCTATCCCGGCCCGCTGGAGCAGGTCGTCACCAACCTGATCCAGAACGCCGAGCGCCATGCCTTCGCGGGCCGCGACGGCGGCCTGCTGCGCATCAGCGCCGAGGCCCAGGGCGAGCGCGTCTGCATCAGCGTCAGCGACGATGGCGCGGGCATGAGCGCCGAGACCGCCGCGCGCGTGTTCGAGCCCTTCTTCACGACCCAGTTCGGCAAGGGCGGCTCGGGCCTGGGCCTGTCGATCTGCCGCAACATCGTCACCGGCCTGCTGGGCGGCAGCCTGACGGTGAGCAGCCAGCTCGGCCAGGGTAGCCGCTTTCGCATCGAGATGCCGCGCAAGGCGCCGCTGCGGCCCTGA
- the mobB gene encoding molybdopterin-guanine dinucleotide biosynthesis protein B: MRIFGIAGHSGMGKTTLLERLIPEIRSRGLSVSLIKHSHKNIEIDHPGKDSFRLREAGCTEVLLLGKERWALMHELRAQAEPELDYLLDRLQACDLVLIEGFKSGAFPKLEVWRSGLGVRSLWPDWPGIVAIACDAPSAAAGVRRLDLMDTQSIADFVMAQAAQR, encoded by the coding sequence ATGAGGATTTTCGGCATCGCCGGTCACTCCGGCATGGGCAAGACCACCTTGCTGGAACGTTTGATCCCAGAGATCCGCTCGCGCGGGCTGAGCGTCTCGCTCATCAAGCACAGCCACAAGAACATCGAGATCGACCACCCCGGCAAGGACTCCTTTCGCCTGCGCGAAGCCGGCTGCACGGAGGTGCTTTTGCTGGGCAAGGAGCGGTGGGCGCTGATGCACGAATTGCGCGCTCAGGCCGAGCCCGAGCTGGACTACTTGCTGGACCGTTTGCAGGCCTGCGATCTGGTGCTGATCGAAGGCTTCAAGAGTGGCGCATTCCCGAAGCTGGAGGTATGGCGCTCTGGCCTCGGAGTACGCAGCCTCTGGCCAGACTGGCCTGGCATCGTGGCCATCGCCTGCGATGCCCCATCGGCGGCGGCAGGCGTCCGGCGGCTGGATCTGATGGACACCCAGTCGATCGCCGATTTCGTGATGGCGCAGGCCGCTCAGCGCTGA